AGCCTTCAAGAAGATAGTGTTTTTTCCATCCAGTAAAACAAAAATGCAGATCATTTTGCCCAATGCTCACTTGTTTGTGTGTATGTTTTAATGTTTTTTAGAGTGGTGTTCTTTTGAAAGTAAATCTCCCAATTGAGAGGCACGCTAGCAAGATTTACACCAGGGCAATGTTTGAGCAATTTGGCAGTGCTCTTTACAAGGCAGGGGCTTATGAACTAGATGTTGCTGTACCAAAAAAGGTATACATTCTTACTCATGTGGATGCTCTCTCTCGTGAGAAATGGAGCAAGGTCCAGTTCAAGGTTGATGTTGATGTTGATCGGACCTTTTTCAACTGCGAGTGTGGTATTTTCGAGCATTCTGGAATGGTCTGCTGCCATGCACTGAAGGTAAATGTAATATCTTGCCATGTAAACCGTGCAATTGTTGTTCCGATGTCTAAAAGCGTGTTTGTGTCAGCAGGTTATGATCGAGCTCAAGTTGAGCAAGATACCAGAAAAGCACATATTGAAGCGATGGACTAGGGATGCCCGTGATATCTTGCCTGATCATCTCGTTCGGTACCAGAAGGACAGAGGGCCACATGGCTTTGACACTTACAGGCACAACACCATGTACATGAAGGCAATGGAGTGTGTTCGACTCGGTGATAGTAACGTGAAGTGCTATGATGTTTTCATGGCAATGATGAAGGAGGTTCACGCAACTCTTCTCCCACTAAGCCATGACAAAGATGGTATGGGGCTCGAGGAGCGAGAGGCTGCGGATCAGAAAGCCAAAGAAGGTAACCATGGTAAGATAAATGTCGAGGCCAACATCGATATAGATGAGGGTGATGCAGTGTCAAACTGTTCTGGTATTGCACCTGCGAAAGAAATGCGCCTGGCTGGCAAGCCAACCACAAGCGGAGATAAGGCTCCGTATGAAGAGAAACTGAAGAGGTCAAGGTTCTGCACGATATGCCGGCTTAAGGGGCACAAGAGCACAACCTCTCCAGATAAGGGAGATATTCCAAAAGCTCCGAGGAAGATGCCCAAGTGTGGCAAATGTGGAGTGGTCGGACATCGTCGAACTTCATGCGGGAAGCGGGCAGAACCATTTGTTCCGAATTTCCTGTAGTTTTGAAGATGGCATGAGAGCATTTGTTTGTCTCTGATTTTAGCTGGGATAGAAATATATTCTTGATATCCTGGCTTAATTGTGTTGAACTGATTGTTAGATCTTTGAACTATTCTGGCTAATTTTATTTCATGTTGATGGGCGTGTTTGAATCTTGTTTTCGTGCGGGAAAAATATTATTTTAATAGAAAAGCAATACAAGTGCACTCACAAGCATCATGGGCCGCGTTTTCTGATTCCAATGGGCCCTGTATATGAAAAACTACCATGGCTCTGGAAATGTTTTTTCTTTCATTGCCACGCTCCACAGGAGAAAGGTCAATGGAGCCGCTGCGCGCGCGTGCTTGTTTTGTCAGAGGCGTGGGAGAGCTGATGTCATAATTTGCTGATGCATGCACAGCAAGTTGATTTGACCAGACACGTCTCTCGACGTCTCTTGATTTCTCAAGAGGCATGGGGCGCGAGGTCTGTGAACAGACTGACAAGGAGGAACACATGTGCCTGCATCTACCCACCCTAGTCTAGTTGACGAGCGTGTTGTCCTGGTTCTCTGCCCCGTCCTCTCCCGGAAAAAACGGATTGCGTATCTGGTAAAGTAGATATGCTTACACCGTAAAATGCGCCTGCAGTTGTTATGGTTTGCTCTTTTAATTAATTTCATTAACTTGCGTGTGCACGGTGAGAACACTGGGGGCATTTGTTGGCTTCCAGAATATAACAATCTAGTGATTATCGTTAACACGATCGCATGGTCTACCGTGTGGTAGGTTTAAATCTTCCTAATCCACACGGAAGACACCTAAACGATACCTGCACAAAGACGTTCAGCGTGCGGCGCGGCTGTCTCCTGCTCCGGAAAAGCACTGTATGAGGGTGGGCGTCCATCTGTGCTAGGACATGGACATGTCACAGTGCAGGTTCGCTGCTCGAAAACTTTACATGCTTGATGATGGCGTGTTGGGCGTGGGATGTGCTTGTACTCGCGATGACAAGATGTTTTTAATAGACAAAGATGAAGAACACATGGGCGAGTAAATGCATCTGTACTGCTAGGGCATGCCTATGGAGATGACGCCGATTTTCAGTTCTTTATCAGCCTATGGAGACTAGCTGGCCAAGTTCCAAATTTTCACCATACCTCAGTTTTGGAGCGCTTGGATTTCGAAATTCGAACGTATGGACATGGAGGGAAAACGAAAATTTGGATGCTCTATAAATAGAGGTGGCGGGCTTCCTCCAAATTCAGTCTTGTAAGGATTTGATGGCCCCCACCAATAGTTCGGACGTGCATTCCGCGGTGACTACCTCCGATGGATCAACCCTGGCGCCCAGTTCGCTAGTTGTTAGTTCCTATAATGACTACTGTTAGCAAACATGCGATAGTGTTGTGAGTTAATTGTTGTGGTTTGCAACTTGCAGCAAGGTGGTGCATTGCATGTCGTCGCGGAGGGCAGCGTGTCACATGCATCGGCTTCTCTTTGCACCGCAGCGGACCAGGTTTGCGCTAGTATTAAAAAAAAGAAACCATACATTAATTTCCTGTTGTTCGCATAAATAATGCATTTCGTGACCTCTGGCCAGTGTGCTCGGGCAAGGACCAGTTGAGCGTGTCGTGATTGAGATGGTTCACGTTGCAGAAAATGTAACGGACAACTTTAAATTTTCTGTCCATGATTACACTTTGAAGACAAAATCGATGCTTTGGTGTGTTAATTTGCTTTCTTTTCATATCTGTGTACTTCCACATATTACATGCACGGATGAGGAGACGGGAGAGTTTGATCCATTCCGAAGAGAAGATCGATCAGGCAATACTTTGGAGCTCGCGGATGGCGATAATGAATCCGGAACAGGGCATGTTTCCCAAGGTGATGAGGATGATGACGTTGACAGCCCACCCAACAAACGGGTGAAGGTTTAGTTTAGCTGCTCCAATTAGTTGCGATGTGGCATGTAGTTGAAAATCACCATGTTTTGTGAGAGTACACTTCAAAACACGTGTGATGAATTATGTTAAGCATTTTGTATTAGTAAGACAATCATTTGCTAGTGTGGCAACCATTTGCATCCTAGCCTGTTTTTGTTGTGTGAGCCCATGCATGAGTTGGATGTCATGGTCCCACTTGTCACttgtgtgcgtgtctgtgtgtgtgtgatggCTCCACTACTCATAGGGTGTGCAAGTACTGCATGCAAAGGCTCTCATGCAAAAAGGCATGCTGTTGTTAATAGATGTCTAATCACATGATTAATAAAGGTTTCATGAGACGGTTGATCGGGTTCACCTACAGCTGTTCCATTAGGAAGCTTGCCGAAGGGATGGCGCATGTGTATAAATGCCCCGGTGCTGGACCAACTCATTATCCATCCCACCACAGACCCGCCACCTCCCTCCCTCGGAAGAGACGCCGCCCACAGCCGCACACACCACCATTGACGACCGCTGCATTGACTGAAGGAAGAACAAGGTAATCTCTTTGCCCGCGGAGGAAATCCGGCCTGCTACTTGATCGTTTTTTCTTCGGTTTGCATTGCTGACTGCATTTTCTTCTGCTGGTTCTTGATGAATCAGATCTAGTCGCCTAGTTCGCGGGGGTGATGGCGCGGGGTCGCCCACCAAAGGCggcatctccggcagcagcaggcATGAATAACGCTGGTTCTTCGGCCGCGACGACCAAGCGTCCTCCTACAGTACAGACCTCCTTCACCTCCGTTGCCTTGCAATCTCTTGCTGGTGAATGGAACCCCGAGGTCAGAAGTGTTTTAAAAGATGTAGGCATGGATGAGTTGTGCAAAATCAGAGTGCTAGGGAACACAAACAGGATCTTTTCCATGTCTTTGATATCTAGAATCAACCCAGATAACATGATGATGGACATGGGTGATGGTGTATTCATAGAGATTAACAGTAGAGAGGTTGCTAGATGTATTGGTCTTGCGCCGGGGGGGGGTAGGAAAATAGACATCGCCGGTGGCCGGTGCCTTATAGATCGTGAGGACTTGCTTGGCAAAGTCCACGGCATACTTGGCACTGGTATGCCGAGGTCGAACAACATCCCGGTTCACAAAGTCAAGAAGATAGTTCAAGGGGCTAGCAAAGTTGCGATAGAGGGTGATGAGCGCACCACGATGAAGGTGGTGGTCACACTGTTAGCCAGCTCTACTTTCCTTGTGCCTAGGGGTGCCACAGCAAAAATCGCAAATGAGCTACTTCCTGTTGTGGCCGACCCAGAGACGATAGCAGAGTTTGATTTCTGTGATTATGTGGTTGAGGGCCTGAGGGAAGCAGCAAGAAAGTTAAGGGATGATCTCAGCTGTGATCCTCCTTTGGTCAACCTTACTGGGTGCCTTGTCATTCCGCAGGTTAGTTCAGTAGCATTAAAACAAATTTATGCAAGCATGTGTATCATATAATCCGTACTAATTTCTCTTGGCGTGTTAACTGCTAGATGATCTGGCTGGACTACCACGAGCACGGTCGTCAAGGCAGGCTGCTGCTACCGCTCCCTAGGCTTGTTGACTATTCTGACATGATGCTAAGGGGGCTGATCCGGAAGCATGCAATTGCTCAGGGGATAGAATGCGGTCTGGAGGTACATTCTGTCCTTGCTTGGATTTTTCCTGTCTTGTTTGCATGCAACAAAATATATCATTGTTTGCGCTTCTTTTTCTGCCACTTTCAGATCGGCGATATTCCTCGTTCTCCGTCAGCAAACATTATTGGGTGGTGTGGCAATGCTCCTAAGCAACATTGTGAGAGCAGTGGAGCTGGTGTGGCAGATAGCGGTTCAAACCATGATCAAACGACTCC
This window of the Triticum aestivum cultivar Chinese Spring chromosome 5D, IWGSC CS RefSeq v2.1, whole genome shotgun sequence genome carries:
- the LOC123123369 gene encoding uncharacterized protein isoform X2, whose amino-acid sequence is MFEQFGSALYKAGAYELDVAVPKKVYILTHVDALSREKWSKVQFKVDVDVDRTFFNCECGIFEHSGMVCCHALKVMIELKLSKIPEKHILKRWTRDARDILPDHLVRYQKDRGPHGFDTYRHNTMYMKAMECVRLGDSNVKCYDVFMAMMKEVHATLLPLSHDKDGMGLEEREAADQKAKEGNHGKINVEANIDIDEGDAVSNCSGIAPAKEMRLAGKPTTSGDKAPYEEKLKRSRFCTICRLKGHKSTTSPDKGDIPKAPRKMPKCGKCGVVGHRRTSCGKRAEPFVPNFL
- the LOC123123371 gene encoding uncharacterized protein isoform X2 yields the protein MARGRPPKAASPAAAGMNNAGSSAATTKRPPTVQTSFTSVALQSLAGEWNPEVRSVLKDVGMDELCKIRVLGNTNRIFSMSLISRINPDNMMMDMGDGVFIEINSREVARCIGLAPGGGRKIDIAGGRCLIDREDLLGKVHGILGTGMPRSNNIPVHKVKKIVQGASKVAIEGDERTTMKVVVTLLASSTFLVPRGATAKIANELLPVVADPETIAEFDFCDYVVEGLREAARKLRDDLSCDPPLVNLTGCLVIPQMIWLDYHEHGRQGRLLLPLPRLVDYSDMMLRGLIRKHAIAQGIECGLEIGDIPRSPSANIIGWCGNAPKQHCESSGAGVADSGSNHDQTTPAAAGGFSDEMKKNTAETRKRVLESFKAAMDYQYQRREDEFLKVFDSVRESVMGEIKKRAAENRRKELEGTLDFFLAHMKQHAFVMPVFPVNTPDAPRNGKSAVA
- the LOC123123371 gene encoding uncharacterized protein isoform X1, producing MARGRPPKAASPAAAGMNNAGSSAATTKRPPTVQTSFTSVALQSLAGEWNPEVRSVLKDVGMDELCKIRVLGNTNRIFSMSLISRINPDNMMMDMGDGVFIEINSREVARCIGLAPGGGRKIDIAGGRCLIDREDLLGKVHGILGTGMPRSNNIPVHKVKKIVQGASKVAIEGDERTTMKVVVTLLASSTFLVPRGATAKIANELLPVVADPETIAEFDFCDYVVEGLREAARKLRDDLSCDPPLVNLTGCLVIPQMIWLDYHEHGRQGRLLLPLPRLVDYSDMMLRGLIRKHAIAQGIECGLEIGDIPRSPSANIIGWCGNAPKQHCESSGAGVADSGSNHDQTTPAAAGGFSDEMKKNTAETRKRVLESFKAAMDYQYQRREDEFLKVFDSVRESVMGEIKKRAAENRRKELEGTLDFFLAHMKQHAFVMPVFPVNTPDAPRNGKSAVVSFAVA